In the genome of Fusobacterium necrogenes, one region contains:
- a CDS encoding TetR/AcrR family transcriptional regulator: MIQKNKSLVARFKILQVALTEFANYSYEKSSINRICTEGNISKGVMYHHFKDKDELYLLCVRYCYEVMLDYYRARLSNEGDWKDEIKNFFEVRYHFFNDNPILQKIFFNTLFKAPEHLKNEIKEISKSLDELNYEFSLKILRRIKVRHELKQEEIIFLLDVVQNLLHKEFHKRAEESNEIENLSIEYEKMAEKWIDIILYGILER, translated from the coding sequence ATGATACAAAAAAACAAAAGTTTAGTAGCTCGTTTCAAGATTCTTCAAGTGGCTCTAACTGAGTTTGCAAATTACAGTTATGAGAAATCTTCGATTAATAGAATATGTACAGAAGGCAATATATCTAAAGGAGTAATGTATCACCATTTTAAAGATAAGGATGAGCTCTATTTATTGTGTGTGAGATATTGTTATGAGGTGATGCTTGATTACTATAGAGCTAGATTGAGTAATGAGGGAGATTGGAAAGATGAGATAAAAAATTTCTTTGAAGTTAGATACCATTTTTTTAATGATAATCCTATCCTACAGAAAATATTTTTTAATACTTTATTTAAAGCTCCAGAACATTTAAAAAATGAGATAAAAGAGATAAGTAAAAGTTTGGATGAATTAAATTATGAATTTTCATTAAAAATTTTGAGAAGGATAAAAGTAAGGCATGAATTAAAACAAGAGGAGATAATCTTCTTACTAGATGTAGTTCAGAATTTATTGCATAAAGAGTTTCATAAAAGAGCTGAAGAATCAAATGAAATAGAAAATTTGTCAATAGAGTATGAGAAGATGGCAGAAAAATGGATTGATATTATATTGTATGGAATTTTAGAAAGATAA
- a CDS encoding exonuclease/endonuclease/phosphatase family protein — MKLLTFSANSIKEKEYEKKLIYFTEWLSKNDYDIVAIQEANQTINSDYVNFDELENYIPSNEHIAIKNDNYLLRVVGILQLRGKNYYWTWTPIKLGEGKYEIGIGIISKHIPKEIKEFYLTSSKSYTNYKVKKAIGIKVEIEGEDRWFFSIQTGSIDDEEEKFEKQILKLNKELVFIDEDIYLLGEFDGKIEGYERIKASGWNDAVELSEKLEEVKVKNSYIFKNNSKKVKKLRMIFNGQNGDAISKNIGLEMEE, encoded by the coding sequence ATGAAATTATTAACTTTTAGTGCAAATAGCATTAAAGAGAAAGAATATGAAAAAAAATTGATATATTTTACTGAGTGGCTAAGTAAAAATGACTATGATATAGTTGCTATTCAAGAAGCTAATCAAACTATAAATAGCGATTATGTTAACTTTGATGAGTTAGAAAATTATATTCCTAGCAATGAGCATATAGCAATAAAGAATGATAACTATTTATTGAGAGTTGTTGGAATTTTACAGTTAAGAGGAAAAAATTATTATTGGACTTGGACACCTATAAAATTAGGAGAAGGTAAATATGAAATTGGTATAGGAATAATATCGAAACATATACCTAAAGAGATAAAAGAATTTTACCTAACTTCTAGTAAGAGTTATACAAACTATAAGGTGAAAAAAGCTATAGGAATAAAGGTGGAGATAGAAGGGGAAGATAGATGGTTTTTTTCAATACAAACTGGTAGTATAGATGATGAAGAGGAAAAATTTGAAAAACAGATATTAAAGTTAAATAAAGAGTTGGTTTTTATAGATGAAGATATTTATCTTTTAGGAGAGTTTGATGGAAAAATTGAGGGATATGAAAGAATAAAAGCTTCAGGTTGGAATGATGCAGTAGAACTTTCTGAAAAATTGGAAGAGGTTAAAGTAAAGAATAGCTATATCTTTAAAAATAACTCTAAAAAAGTAAAAAAATTAAGAATGATATTTAATGGACAAAATGGAGATGCTATTTCAAAAAATATAGGATTAGAAATGGAAGAGTGA
- a CDS encoding patatin-like phospholipase family protein, which produces MIYKILLFIFLSFSLFSQEYKSKEERIKTIDKEITALMEKTRSLENLKEKIEKSNSEGLIDGDFKNSRPKIALVLSGGGAKGAAHIGVLKTLEKYQIPIDFIVGTSAGSIIGAMYSVGYSPEEIEKLILEMNFLSLMNNNKDRALRTIEDKFASEKYPFKVNIDKNMNLSLPMGFLNGEYIYLQLKDIFNRAEGIENFDAFPIPFRAITTNLNSGKETVIKSGDLALATFKSMAIPSFLEPVQDGKDFFVDGGVTNNIPVDTAIIMGADIVIAVDIGANPSEIVDNSNVVSVLDKIATYNGNKNINFQKQLADILIVPDVKDHNTIDFSNLDSLVNEGIEATLKFDYLLKNLSFSKAFTEQKNKTLPDKNFKISNIQLIGNSILTEKKVRDLAPKTSKNVYSKKDLELWSKKIYAIPYIEKVYYKINNEEITFTVKEKDNINIGASLNYISDYGASMKIATTVPNFGAWTQNYTLTAELSKYPKINLGNLSFYEIGNFKILGSVDLGYKNFPYFLFRDGDKVSTYKGEIVTTELSLGTTFSNSVVSGIKLGYEYHQTDYYEGEKIYKDFNGTKQFVYLKPFIYFDTLDNKAFPSSGTSLLLLSFIGEEIKERNEYNGFSGIASLNFPLNNKLSISLGGSLGKIIGNKLENNKLFRLGGSKSSEISYAFTGLPIMGRYADEFYIGEFGFKYNLSDTLYLLARYNILTYSSPKLSFQKNSKLWKDKYQGYGAGIGWDTFLGPMAFMATNNIDTSSPIFELYLGHIF; this is translated from the coding sequence ATGATTTATAAAATATTGCTCTTCATATTTTTATCTTTTTCCCTTTTCTCTCAAGAATATAAAAGTAAAGAAGAAAGGATTAAAACTATAGATAAAGAAATTACAGCACTCATGGAAAAAACTAGGAGTTTAGAAAATTTAAAAGAAAAAATTGAAAAAAGTAATTCTGAAGGACTTATTGATGGAGATTTTAAAAACTCTCGTCCTAAAATAGCTCTTGTATTGAGTGGTGGCGGGGCAAAAGGAGCTGCTCATATTGGGGTATTAAAGACTTTAGAAAAATACCAGATTCCTATAGATTTTATAGTTGGAACAAGTGCTGGGAGTATCATAGGAGCAATGTATTCAGTAGGATATTCTCCAGAAGAAATAGAAAAACTTATACTAGAAATGAATTTTCTTTCGCTTATGAACAATAATAAAGATAGAGCACTTAGAACTATAGAAGATAAATTTGCAAGCGAAAAATATCCATTTAAAGTCAATATTGACAAAAATATGAATTTATCTCTACCTATGGGATTTTTAAATGGTGAATATATCTATTTACAATTAAAAGATATTTTTAATAGAGCTGAAGGCATAGAAAACTTTGATGCTTTTCCAATTCCTTTTAGAGCTATAACTACTAATTTAAATAGTGGAAAAGAAACAGTAATAAAAAGTGGAGATTTAGCCCTTGCCACTTTTAAAAGTATGGCTATTCCAAGTTTTTTAGAACCTGTCCAAGATGGAAAAGATTTTTTTGTAGATGGTGGAGTCACTAATAACATTCCTGTAGATACTGCTATCATTATGGGAGCAGACATAGTTATAGCTGTAGATATTGGCGCTAATCCTTCTGAGATAGTTGATAACTCTAATGTAGTGAGTGTATTAGATAAAATCGCTACATATAACGGAAATAAAAATATCAATTTTCAAAAACAACTAGCTGATATTCTAATTGTTCCTGATGTAAAAGATCACAATACTATAGACTTTTCTAATCTTGATTCTTTAGTAAATGAAGGAATAGAGGCTACTTTAAAATTTGATTATCTACTTAAAAATTTAAGTTTTTCTAAAGCTTTTACCGAACAAAAAAACAAAACCTTACCAGATAAAAATTTTAAGATTTCTAATATTCAATTAATCGGTAATTCTATTCTCACTGAAAAAAAAGTAAGAGATTTAGCTCCAAAAACCTCTAAAAATGTATACAGCAAAAAAGATTTAGAACTATGGAGTAAAAAAATATATGCCATACCATACATTGAAAAAGTATACTATAAGATAAATAATGAAGAAATAACATTTACTGTAAAAGAAAAAGATAATATCAATATAGGTGCATCTTTAAACTACATATCCGACTATGGAGCATCCATGAAAATAGCCACTACTGTCCCTAATTTTGGAGCTTGGACACAAAACTATACTCTTACAGCTGAATTATCAAAATATCCTAAAATAAATCTTGGTAACTTATCTTTCTATGAAATTGGTAATTTTAAAATTCTTGGTTCAGTTGACTTAGGATACAAAAATTTCCCATATTTTCTATTTAGAGATGGTGATAAAGTATCAACATATAAAGGAGAAATAGTTACCACAGAATTATCTTTAGGAACTACATTCTCTAATAGTGTAGTATCAGGAATAAAGTTAGGGTATGAATACCACCAAACAGACTACTATGAAGGAGAAAAAATATATAAAGATTTTAATGGAACTAAGCAATTTGTTTATCTAAAACCTTTTATCTATTTTGATACTTTAGATAATAAAGCCTTTCCATCTAGTGGTACATCCTTGCTATTACTCTCTTTTATTGGAGAAGAGATTAAAGAAAGAAATGAATATAATGGATTTTCTGGTATAGCTTCACTAAATTTTCCTCTTAATAATAAATTATCTATTTCTTTAGGCGGAAGTCTAGGAAAAATAATTGGAAATAAACTAGAAAATAATAAATTATTTAGATTAGGAGGAAGTAAAAGTTCTGAAATAAGCTATGCTTTTACAGGTCTTCCTATCATGGGAAGGTATGCTGATGAATTCTATATAGGAGAGTTTGGCTTTAAATACAATCTTTCTGATACCCTATATCTATTAGCTAGATATAACATACTGACATATTCTAGCCCTAAACTCTCTTTCCAGAAAAATTCAAAACTCTGGAAAGATAAATATCAAGGATATGGTGCAGGTATAGGATGGGATACTTTCTTGGGTCCTATGGCATTTATGGCAACCAATAATATTGATACCTCTTCTCCAATATTTGAATTATATCTTGGACATATTTTTTAA
- a CDS encoding TolC family protein, whose protein sequence is MKLKSLIIFLSLLIIGCSNTQIKEEKFVTVQEEREYLEKYGNTLSLEETLEIARERNLDLRIKELEREIATLDKKIAFGNFLPSITLGGSYTRLDDNINLEMGLPSVSFGPIQLPLPSSFETKLIDESFYTTGVAAQIPIFVPSTWYLYSARQKGEDISKLAESFANKMLQLQVMSEYFYILALESEKDTLINNLKSSQELEKKVETSLKVEGVLEWELQKVQALVESQKIALNKNGRDLKIAKMNLKRTLNLNLQEDIKLESIESVEVELPTLEDCIYNALNGNEILQITEKGKEINEDLKKIAITNFLPKIVLGGGYINNSNQTLADPDFLFGNVSGVISVFNGFKNVNEYKKAVRREKIGELTLEKQFMTTVLEVTKAYENVKTTQELWRMAKLNYEAEIGKLNQRKVERRVEMIGDEEYYKALAEYNEALSLKEKVQYQYEMALGALSIAMGKAPFRGGN, encoded by the coding sequence ATGAAACTAAAAAGTTTGATAATTTTTCTTTCTTTGCTTATAATCGGGTGCAGTAATACCCAAATAAAAGAGGAAAAATTTGTAACAGTACAAGAGGAGAGAGAATATTTGGAAAAATATGGAAATACTTTATCTTTAGAGGAGACTCTTGAAATAGCAAGAGAGAGAAATTTAGATTTGAGGATAAAGGAGCTAGAAAGAGAGATAGCTACATTGGATAAAAAGATAGCTTTTGGAAACTTTTTACCATCTATAACCTTAGGAGGAAGTTATACAAGGTTAGATGATAATATTAACTTAGAGATGGGATTACCTTCAGTATCATTTGGGCCAATACAATTACCATTACCATCATCTTTTGAAACTAAACTTATAGATGAGAGCTTTTATACTACAGGTGTAGCTGCACAGATACCTATATTTGTTCCATCTACTTGGTACTTATATAGTGCTAGACAAAAGGGAGAGGATATCAGTAAATTAGCTGAGAGTTTTGCTAATAAGATGCTACAACTTCAAGTGATGAGTGAGTATTTCTACATACTGGCTTTAGAATCTGAAAAAGATACCCTTATAAATAATTTGAAATCTTCACAGGAACTAGAGAAGAAGGTAGAAACTTCTTTAAAGGTAGAGGGGGTATTAGAGTGGGAATTACAAAAAGTACAAGCTCTAGTAGAGAGTCAAAAGATAGCCCTAAATAAAAATGGGAGAGATTTAAAAATAGCAAAGATGAATTTAAAAAGAACTCTTAATCTAAACTTACAAGAGGATATAAAGTTGGAGAGTATTGAGAGTGTAGAGGTGGAACTACCTACTTTGGAAGATTGTATATATAATGCTCTCAATGGAAATGAGATTTTACAGATAACAGAAAAGGGAAAAGAGATAAATGAGGATTTAAAGAAAATTGCTATAACTAATTTTTTACCTAAGATAGTTTTAGGTGGAGGATATATAAATAATAGTAACCAGACTTTAGCTGATCCTGATTTTCTTTTTGGAAATGTAAGTGGAGTGATAAGTGTATTCAATGGATTTAAAAATGTCAATGAGTATAAAAAAGCTGTAAGAAGAGAAAAGATTGGAGAGCTTACTTTAGAAAAGCAGTTTATGACTACTGTATTAGAGGTAACAAAAGCTTATGAAAATGTAAAAACTACTCAAGAACTATGGAGGATGGCAAAATTAAACTATGAAGCAGAGATAGGTAAGCTAAATCAGAGAAAAGTGGAGAGAAGAGTAGAGATGATAGGAGACGAGGAGTATTACAAGGCATTGGCTGAGTATAATGAAGCTCTCAGTCTAAAAGAGAAGGTACAGTATCAATATGAGATGGCTTTAGGAGCACTTAGTATAGCTATGGGTAAGGCACCATTTAGAGGAGGAAATTAG
- a CDS encoding efflux RND transporter permease subunit encodes MKFIDYSIKNTVVVRFLVFLLIIGGIFSYNKLGKLEDPEFKIKEALVITLYPEADAHTVELQVTDKIEEAVNKLPNIDYIQSVSKPGYSEVKIKLDEGIPADEIEQYWDNLRKKVNDAKLSLPLGTLPSIVLDDYGSVYGMFLAVTSDGYTHSELQKYTEYITKELNSISGITQVAIFGKTSDAINVIIDREKINSMGLNTKLIATTLLSENLISGGGVVDYGNLRVPIRFNNDIKNLDELGDLIVFSKKFPDGSNQIIRLKDIATLEEGYVEPITQKMYFNNKMAMGISLSPEKGTNVVKTGKKIDRKIEEIKEKLPVGINIEKVYYQPDLVTSAIDNFVINLILSVITVVGVLLFTMGMRSGLIIGSGLVLSILGTLIFMYGMKIDMQRVSLGSFIIAMGMLVDNSIVIVDGVLVRRSKGMAMDEALKESTYKPAIPLLGATLIAAIAFLPGAIMPTYVGEYVSSSFWVIGISLLLSWVLCLTQTPVYCKLYLEGGKVPEESEREKKFYEKAKKFLIALLNRRKIVLTILIGAFLGSCLLFLAIPKTFFPDSDKKGFTINMWAPEGSKTEIIEEASKKLKDYLLQDEGVVNITTTIGASPSRYYTATIPEMPNPSFAQLILNVKKVKDVERVGAKAVDFANENIAGVTVSVKKYPNGVPAQYPIEVAFSGPDPQVLRDLAQEAMDIMKTSPRALNVKNNWRNKLLSWEADYSQSKGRRANISPVDLGTGLMRSGEGMPIGKIKQDDKQVTVLLKEKGNEEKNQLTNIEQTPIWGLSLEAQPLSSVTNGGKFVFEEGQVWRRDRVRTITVQCDVPVGVAAEDVRKEFKDRIEKMELPKGYSMKWLGEAYEQEKNNIAIAMATPVPAILMLIICVLLFANIKTPILIAITLPLAMIGIAPGLAITGKSFGFMSIIGVLSLTGMMIKNVIVMMDEINYEIDVLKKDRFIALVDSAVSRIRSVGLAALTTIFGMIPLLWDPLYGDMAATIIFGLFASTMLTLFIFPVIYATVNKIHQL; translated from the coding sequence ATGAAATTTATAGATTACTCGATAAAAAATACAGTAGTTGTAAGATTTTTAGTTTTTCTCTTGATAATAGGAGGAATATTTTCCTACAACAAACTTGGAAAACTAGAAGACCCAGAATTTAAAATAAAGGAAGCTTTGGTAATAACTCTTTATCCAGAAGCTGATGCACATACAGTGGAGTTACAGGTAACAGATAAGATAGAGGAGGCAGTGAATAAGTTACCTAACATAGATTATATTCAATCAGTATCTAAACCTGGGTATTCAGAAGTAAAGATAAAATTAGATGAGGGTATTCCTGCTGATGAAATAGAACAGTATTGGGATAATTTAAGAAAAAAAGTAAATGATGCTAAGTTGTCTCTTCCATTGGGGACACTACCATCTATTGTTTTAGATGACTATGGTTCTGTATATGGTATGTTTCTAGCTGTAACTAGCGATGGGTATACACATTCAGAGCTACAAAAATATACTGAATATATTACAAAGGAGTTAAACTCTATATCAGGAATTACTCAAGTAGCTATTTTTGGAAAGACAAGTGATGCCATTAATGTAATAATAGATAGAGAAAAGATTAACTCTATGGGGCTTAATACAAAACTTATAGCTACTACTTTACTTAGTGAAAATCTAATTTCAGGAGGAGGGGTAGTAGACTATGGAAATCTAAGAGTTCCTATAAGATTTAATAATGATATAAAAAATTTAGATGAGTTAGGAGATTTAATAGTATTCTCTAAAAAATTTCCAGATGGAAGTAATCAAATAATTAGATTGAAGGATATAGCCACATTAGAGGAAGGATATGTAGAACCAATTACTCAAAAAATGTATTTCAACAATAAGATGGCTATGGGTATATCTCTATCTCCAGAGAAAGGAACAAATGTTGTAAAAACTGGAAAGAAGATAGATAGAAAAATAGAAGAGATAAAGGAAAAACTTCCAGTGGGGATAAATATAGAGAAGGTATATTATCAACCAGATTTAGTAACTTCTGCAATAGATAATTTTGTAATCAATTTAATACTATCAGTAATTACAGTAGTAGGAGTACTACTTTTCACTATGGGTATGAGAAGTGGACTTATAATAGGAAGTGGACTTGTTCTTTCAATTCTAGGAACACTTATCTTTATGTATGGAATGAAGATAGATATGCAAAGGGTATCCTTAGGTTCATTTATAATAGCTATGGGAATGTTAGTAGATAACTCCATAGTTATAGTAGATGGTGTCCTTGTAAGAAGAAGTAAGGGAATGGCAATGGATGAAGCACTGAAAGAATCTACGTATAAGCCAGCTATTCCACTATTGGGAGCTACTTTAATAGCAGCTATAGCATTTTTACCAGGGGCAATTATGCCTACATATGTAGGGGAATATGTGAGCTCATCTTTTTGGGTAATAGGAATATCTCTTCTACTTAGCTGGGTGCTATGTCTTACTCAGACACCAGTATATTGTAAACTCTATCTTGAAGGTGGAAAGGTTCCTGAGGAAAGTGAAAGAGAGAAAAAATTTTATGAGAAAGCTAAGAAATTTTTAATTGCTCTTTTAAATAGAAGAAAGATTGTACTTACTATATTGATAGGAGCTTTTTTAGGAAGTTGTTTGCTATTTTTAGCTATACCTAAAACCTTTTTCCCTGACTCAGATAAAAAGGGATTTACTATTAATATGTGGGCACCAGAGGGAAGTAAGACAGAGATAATAGAGGAAGCTAGTAAAAAGTTAAAAGATTATCTTTTACAAGATGAGGGAGTGGTAAATATAACTACTACCATAGGGGCTTCTCCATCGAGATATTACACAGCTACTATTCCAGAGATGCCTAACCCATCTTTTGCTCAGCTTATATTAAATGTAAAAAAAGTAAAAGATGTAGAGAGAGTGGGAGCAAAGGCAGTAGACTTTGCCAATGAAAATATAGCTGGAGTAACTGTAAGTGTAAAAAAATATCCTAATGGAGTACCAGCACAGTATCCAATAGAGGTAGCTTTTTCAGGACCAGACCCACAAGTACTTAGAGATTTGGCTCAAGAGGCTATGGATATAATGAAAACATCTCCAAGAGCTTTAAATGTAAAAAATAACTGGAGAAATAAGTTACTTTCTTGGGAAGCAGACTATTCTCAATCAAAGGGAAGAAGAGCTAATATCTCTCCAGTAGATTTGGGAACAGGACTTATGAGAAGTGGAGAGGGAATGCCAATTGGTAAGATAAAACAAGATGATAAACAGGTTACTGTTTTATTAAAAGAGAAGGGAAATGAGGAGAAAAACCAATTAACTAATATAGAGCAAACTCCAATTTGGGGATTGAGTTTGGAGGCACAACCACTATCTTCTGTAACTAATGGAGGAAAATTTGTATTTGAAGAGGGACAGGTATGGAGAAGAGATAGAGTGAGAACTATAACTGTTCAGTGTGATGTACCAGTGGGAGTGGCAGCTGAAGATGTAAGAAAAGAGTTTAAGGATAGGATAGAAAAGATGGAGTTACCAAAAGGATATAGTATGAAATGGTTAGGAGAGGCTTATGAGCAGGAAAAAAATAATATAGCAATAGCTATGGCTACACCAGTACCAGCAATACTTATGCTTATAATTTGTGTTTTACTTTTTGCTAATATAAAGACTCCTATACTTATAGCGATAACTTTACCATTAGCTATGATAGGAATAGCACCAGGACTTGCTATCACAGGAAAAAGCTTTGGATTTATGTCAATAATAGGAGTCTTATCTCTTACAGGAATGATGATAAAAAATGTAATTGTTATGATGGATGAGATTAACTATGAGATAGATGTACTTAAGAAAGATAGATTTATAGCTTTAGTAGATTCTGCTGTAAGTAGAATAAGATCAGTAGGATTAGCAGCTCTTACTACAATATTTGGAATGATACCACTACTATGGGATCCGTTATATGGAGATATGGCAGCTACTATAATTTTTGGATTATTTGCTTCAACTATGCTTACGTTATTTATTTTTCCAGTAATTTATGCTACTGTTAATAAGATACATCAATTATAA
- a CDS encoding efflux RND transporter periplasmic adaptor subunit produces MKLKIMIFILGVALLGCEKEGKEIIRPVQTEVVSSLPQKLYLEYPAIVISENETLLSFRVAGAIEKMEVEIGSFVKKGDVIARMDKRDYEVQLKAFENKSKVAKNAYESAKAVAENARKQYQRVETLYKEKAIPKKSYDEALAGVKSASAGELAMLSQYQEALQGVENCKNQLKDTELKAPYDGYISKKIMGEGSVVGAGIPVVAISSESSKQVRINVSERDIKGIESGVGEFIIDNKHYKLQVAEVGKVMSIGKMTYPVTFNFIGNSNDVLVDTMGMVKLESDTQGRDEVTIPVEAIFERDGKSRVWVYSDGKVVSKEVEMVAPYDNGKIIISGVEVGEKVVTRGVHELSEEQKVKELQPFTETNVGKIL; encoded by the coding sequence ATGAAATTAAAAATTATGATATTTATATTAGGAGTTGCACTATTAGGATGTGAAAAAGAGGGAAAAGAGATAATTAGACCTGTACAGACAGAGGTAGTGTCATCTCTTCCACAAAAGTTGTATTTAGAATATCCAGCTATTGTAATTTCAGAAAATGAAACATTACTGTCATTTAGAGTGGCAGGGGCTATTGAAAAAATGGAAGTAGAGATTGGAAGTTTTGTAAAAAAAGGTGATGTGATAGCTAGAATGGATAAAAGAGATTATGAAGTTCAGCTGAAAGCTTTTGAAAATAAGAGTAAGGTAGCCAAAAATGCTTATGAATCAGCTAAGGCTGTAGCTGAAAATGCTAGAAAGCAATATCAAAGAGTGGAAACTCTTTACAAAGAGAAGGCTATTCCTAAGAAAAGTTATGATGAGGCATTAGCTGGAGTAAAATCTGCAAGTGCTGGAGAGTTAGCTATGTTATCTCAATATCAAGAAGCTTTACAAGGAGTAGAAAATTGCAAAAACCAATTGAAAGATACAGAGTTGAAAGCTCCTTATGATGGATATATAAGTAAAAAAATAATGGGAGAGGGAAGTGTTGTAGGGGCTGGAATACCTGTTGTAGCAATATCTTCTGAAAGTAGTAAGCAAGTGAGAATAAATGTATCTGAAAGAGATATAAAGGGAATAGAAAGTGGAGTAGGAGAGTTTATTATTGATAATAAGCATTACAAATTACAAGTAGCAGAGGTAGGAAAAGTAATGAGTATAGGAAAGATGACTTACCCTGTAACTTTTAACTTTATAGGAAATAGTAATGACGTTTTAGTAGATACAATGGGAATGGTAAAATTAGAGAGCGATACTCAGGGAAGAGATGAGGTAACTATTCCAGTAGAGGCAATCTTTGAGAGAGATGGAAAGAGTAGAGTTTGGGTATACTCAGATGGAAAAGTTGTAAGTAAAGAGGTAGAGATGGTAGCTCCATATGATAATGGTAAGATAATCATATCAGGAGTAGAAGTAGGAGAGAAGGTTGTAACTAGAGGGGTACACGAGTTAAGTGAGGAGCAGAAAGTAAAGGAGTTACAACCATTTACTGAGACAAATGTTGGAAAAATATTATAG